The window ATTTAAAGGCGCCTTATTTATGATGGTCGGAATTGTCGATCATGAGGTAGGGACGCGAGATATTCGTCGATTAGGTGGGTTAATGGCACTCATGCCGTTTACGTTTACAATTGCCGTTATTGGTAGTTTTTCAATGGCAGGCTTACCACCGTTTAATGGCTTTTTAAGTAAAGAAATGTTTTTTGCAGCGACTGTGAATATTATGCAATTAAATATTTTCTCACTAGATAGTTTCGGCATCATTTTCCCAATTGTCGCATGGATTGCAAGTGTCTTTACATTTATTTATTGCGCAATTATTGTAATGCGAACATTTTTCGGTAAACTCCAGCCCGACCGTTTGGAAAAACCGCCACATGAAGCACCGATTGGGATGTTAATTTCTCCTTACATTTTAATTTCACTTGTTGTCGGTATTTTTATTTTCCCGAACGTATTAGGGCATTATATTTTACAGCCAGCGATGGCCAGTATTTATCCAATGTTTCCTTCAAGTGAAGAGCTAACACCACATATTGCAGCTTGGCATGGTTATATTAATACAGAATTATGGATGACATTTGGTGTCATTGTGTTCGGGACTTTACTCTATCTTTCGCTTAAAAAATGGCGCCCGATGTATCAACTTTTCCCGCAAAAATATACATTCAATGCTATGTATGAACGCATCATTGGTTTCGGTGAAGGTTATTCGGGTCGCGTAACAAATCGTTATATGAACGGCAATGTATCGTATTATTTCATCTATATTTATGTGTTTTTTATCGTTGTTTTAGCAGGGTATGCTGTGTATGCAGATGTGCTAAGTTGGGATCCGTCAAAGGATTCAGCTATTGAGTCGTACGAGCTCGTTTTAGCATTTGTTATGGTATTTGCAGCGGGCGCTATTTTAGTTGCTAAGCAACGAATTACAGTTGTTTTACTAAACGGTGTACTTGGCTACTCAGTTGCGTTTTTCTTTGTTGTGTTCAGGGCACCTGATTTGGCATTGACGCAGCTTGTTGTAGAGTCTGTTACAACCGCACTATTTTTATTGGCGTTTAAATTTTTACCGAAAATTCAACCTGAAAAGGTATCAAATACAGTTAAAATAACAAAAGCGATGATCTCGATTGCAGTTGGTGCAACGGTTACTCTCATTGGTCTAGCGGTAATGAATTATGATAAATTCGAACCGATTTCAGCGTATTTTGAGGATGCCTATAATTTAGCGGGCGGGAAAAATATCGTTAATACGATTTTAGGTGATTTTCGTGCGTTCGATACGATGCTGGAAGTGGTCGTATTATTTATTGCAGGGCTTGGCGTCTACACACTCATTAAGCTCAAGGCGAAAAAGGGGGATGCAGACGTTGAAAGTAAATGATGTCATTTTAAAAACCGTTGTTCGAATGGTTGTCTTTATTGTTTTTACGGTTGGTATGTACTTATTTTTCGCAGGACATAATGCGCCAGGTGGTGGATTCATTGGTGGGCTCGTACTTGGTTCAGGAATTGTTTTACTGTATTTAACGTATGACATTGAAACGGTACACAAAGGCATGCCATTTGATTTTAAGAAGGTCGCTGCACTTGGCGTTTTACTAGCAACAGGTACGGCTATTGGCTCGTTATTTTTTGATGCGCCATTTTTAACACAAACAGACGGCTACTTTAATATTCCGATTTTGGGAGAAAAGCATTTGTCTACAGTGACATTGTTTGAGGCAGGTGTCGCACTAACGGTAGTTGGTACACTTGTAACGATTATTTTAAGTATAAGTGAGGATGAATAGTATGGAATCTTTAATGATAATACTCGTAGGCATACTTGTAGCGATTGCTACTTATTTAATCCTCTCTCGAAGTGTTTTTCGTGTCATTGTGGGCACAGCGATTTTGTCGCATGCCGTCCATTTATTACTCTTAACAGTTGGCGGCTTGAAAAAGGGGGACGTGCCGATTATTGGGCAAGCTGACGATCCTTTTACAGATGCGTTGCCACAGGCGCTCATTTTAACGGCGATTGTTATTAGCTTTGCTGTAACAGCGTTTTTACTTGTCCTCGCTTACCGAATGTATTTAACAAACGGCACTGATGATTTCTCGGAGCTAGGAGGTAAGTCAGATGAATAATATCATTGTTTTACCAATGATTGTGCCGATTATTACGGCTATATTTTTAGTCTTTTTACGTGATTCGATTAAGTTACAACGCATCGTCAGTCTCGTAACAATGCTATTTGTTGCGGGTGTATCAGTAGCCTTGCTGCAATTAATCCAAACAGAAGGCATTTTACGACTTGATTTTAGTGGTTGGGCACCACCATTTGGCATTTTATTTGTAGCAGATTCATTTGCCATTTTGTTAGTACTAACGGCAAGCATTGTGACAGCCATTTGTTTAATTTACGCATTTTCAACGATCGGGCCTCGCCATGAACGGATGTATTTTTATCCTTTAGTTATGTTTTTAATCGCAGGAGTAAATGGCTCATTTTTGACAGGTGATATTTTTAACTTATTCGTTTGTTTTGAAGTGATGCTGCTTGCTTCCTTTGCATTAATAGCGCTTGGCGGTGAGAAATTCCAACTACGAGAAGCACTCAAATATGTTCTCATTAACGTCGTTGCTTCATGGATGTTTTTACTCGCGCTTGCGTATTTGTACGGCACATTAAAAACATTGAATATGGCACATATTTCACAGCGTGTAGCGGAAGTTGGACAAGAGCCAATACTGACACTAGTCTCGCTTGTTTTCCTCATTGTGTTTGCTTTAAAAGCAGGGCTACTCCTGTTCTTCTGGCTGCCTGGGTCTTATAGTGTGCCACCTACTGCTGTGCAAGCATTGTTTGCTGCGTTATTAACGAAGGTAGGGATTTATGCGTTATTCCGCACGTTTACATTAATGTTCCCATTCAATTCAGAGGTGACACATACGATAATTGGTGTGATGGCTGGCTTAACGATTATTGCGGGCTGTATGGGAGCCCTCTCCGGTCATGATGTACGAACAATTGCTACATATAATGTTGTCATTGGTGTCGGATTTATTTTATTAGCGCTCGCAATTGGAACGGAGCAAGCGATGGCAGGGGCTGTTTATTATTTGATTCACGATATGGTTGCCAAAGCGTTACTCTTTTTAATCATTGGAACGATGGTGTTTTTAACGGGTGAAATTGTTGTGAAAAATATGAATGGGTTGATTCGGAATTATCCGCTATTTGGCTGGATATATTTTATCGTCATGTGTGCACTTGTCGGGATTCCGCCATTGAGTGGCTTTATCGGGAAAGTATTGATTGGACAAGGTGCTGTTGAAACTGGCTCATTTGTATTGCTTGCATTGGGCTTTGGTTCGAGTGTCATCGTTTTATATTCGCTTCTTCGCATTTTCCTTGCTTCATTTTTTGGAGAAACTTCGATTAGTGAAGACGAGAAAAAACCAATTCCTCGAGGTGCGATGGCTTCATTTATTCTATTTGCACTGTGCATTATAGGCTTAGGTGTTGGCGCAGAAGGAATTGCCGTTTACGTGAACGACGCAGCATATACATTAGTGAATCCTTCTGTTTATGTGGATGCTATTTTAAATGCCAATG is drawn from Solibacillus sp. R5-41 and contains these coding sequences:
- a CDS encoding Na+/H+ antiporter subunit A — encoded protein: MILIARRFLLLIVAFSIMLPFIAAALIPLIYRRFKNIHLGWFVLVVPTVLFSFLASYIPRIADGKTFVKTYEWIPTFGINITTYLDGLSMIFSLLITGVGSLVILYSIFYLSTKESLHHFYCYLLLFMGAMLGVVLSDNLMVLYVFWELTSVSSFLLIAFWHHRKASRAGARKAMIITVSGGVAMLAGFLMLYVASGTFSIREIIANLEVVQASTLFVPAMLLVLLGAFTKSAQFPFHIWLPDAMEAPTPVSAYLHSATMVKAGIYLVARTTPIFGAHEVWFWTVSGVGILTLFWGSFNAVRQYDLKALLAYSTISQLGLIMSLFGLGSIALHLGYSTDSVIYTQATFAALFHLINHSTFKGALFMMVGIVDHEVGTRDIRRLGGLMALMPFTFTIAVIGSFSMAGLPPFNGFLSKEMFFAATVNIMQLNIFSLDSFGIIFPIVAWIASVFTFIYCAIIVMRTFFGKLQPDRLEKPPHEAPIGMLISPYILISLVVGIFIFPNVLGHYILQPAMASIYPMFPSSEELTPHIAAWHGYINTELWMTFGVIVFGTLLYLSLKKWRPMYQLFPQKYTFNAMYERIIGFGEGYSGRVTNRYMNGNVSYYFIYIYVFFIVVLAGYAVYADVLSWDPSKDSAIESYELVLAFVMVFAAGAILVAKQRITVVLLNGVLGYSVAFFFVVFRAPDLALTQLVVESVTTALFLLAFKFLPKIQPEKVSNTVKITKAMISIAVGATVTLIGLAVMNYDKFEPISAYFEDAYNLAGGKNIVNTILGDFRAFDTMLEVVVLFIAGLGVYTLIKLKAKKGDADVESK
- a CDS encoding Na(+)/H(+) antiporter subunit B; the protein is MKVNDVILKTVVRMVVFIVFTVGMYLFFAGHNAPGGGFIGGLVLGSGIVLLYLTYDIETVHKGMPFDFKKVAALGVLLATGTAIGSLFFDAPFLTQTDGYFNIPILGEKHLSTVTLFEAGVALTVVGTLVTIILSISEDE
- a CDS encoding Na(+)/H(+) antiporter subunit C; its protein translation is MESLMIILVGILVAIATYLILSRSVFRVIVGTAILSHAVHLLLLTVGGLKKGDVPIIGQADDPFTDALPQALILTAIVISFAVTAFLLVLAYRMYLTNGTDDFSELGGKSDE
- a CDS encoding Na+/H+ antiporter subunit D, which translates into the protein MNNIIVLPMIVPIITAIFLVFLRDSIKLQRIVSLVTMLFVAGVSVALLQLIQTEGILRLDFSGWAPPFGILFVADSFAILLVLTASIVTAICLIYAFSTIGPRHERMYFYPLVMFLIAGVNGSFLTGDIFNLFVCFEVMLLASFALIALGGEKFQLREALKYVLINVVASWMFLLALAYLYGTLKTLNMAHISQRVAEVGQEPILTLVSLVFLIVFALKAGLLLFFWLPGSYSVPPTAVQALFAALLTKVGIYALFRTFTLMFPFNSEVTHTIIGVMAGLTIIAGCMGALSGHDVRTIATYNVVIGVGFILLALAIGTEQAMAGAVYYLIHDMVAKALLFLIIGTMVFLTGEIVVKNMNGLIRNYPLFGWIYFIVMCALVGIPPLSGFIGKVLIGQGAVETGSFVLLALGFGSSVIVLYSLLRIFLASFFGETSISEDEKKPIPRGAMASFILFALCIIGLGVGAEGIAVYVNDAAYTLVNPSVYVDAILNANE